CCCCGCAAATAATTGCAAAGCTGTAAGAACCTTAAGTCAGAAGATGTAGTATTGATACAATCTAACGTCAGTCTAAGGACAGGACTGCTTCTCCATGCATCCCAATCAACTCAACTGTTCCACAGAAAAGCTTAACTTTACTAttccccattttctttaaatctggGGAGACCTACCACTTATTTCTCTCACTTAAGCAGAGTGCTCTCTGTGATGTACTTGACTGCTTTGGAAAGGGCAGCAATATCAGAAAAGGTTGGAACTCCTACTGTGTCTGCAACTAGATACTGAAGGTAGAATTGGCCTGCCTCTCATTATTGTGCAGCTGCCATGCTATTCCTGCCTCACTGTACTGTAACTCTGATTAGTGAGAAAAAACAGCTCCTGAGCAAAGGTAAGAGTTAACAGGGTTCTGTTCATCTGCTGACAAGCTTGCTTGAGAGAAAAGCAAGCTTACTTTCACCTGAAATTTGCTCATGAGGTTCTGTTCTTTCAACTGGCTCTGTCCCTTAACACCTGCATCTTGCCATATGAGGCTCCTGGTAATTTTCATTTGCAGCCTCCCACCCACACAGAGCTAATCCCATTGAAAGTTTCAGCTCCGAAAGTGATGCTGACTAGCTCAGCTAGGCCACCCTTCCCACTCAGCTGTGCCATTGCAAATAGTCTAATCAGATGAGTTGAGCTTGTCCCCTGAGCAAATAACACAGCGTTAACGAAATACGCGTTAGACTAGTACAGGGACACCTTCACTTCCTGGGCTTCAAATACTTCCTTTGTCTTCTTGCTACAGACTTCAGCAAATACCCCCAGAATACAGGCAGTGACAAGAGAAAGAGATCTGAGCCTGCAAGGGATGGCTAGGACATGCCCTTTACATCAAAACGCGTAACGGGTGCTTGAATATTCATGGAATGAATTCCCACTTACCAGCATGGGAGTTACTTAGAAAGTGTCAGCCTAACTCAGACAAGACAGCCTTTATAAATTAGTACAACACTATTAGAAATTATGGCAATCTTTTTGGTAGCATTGTCTTACATGCACCCTGATAACCCTCTCCCTAGGAAATTTTAAAACTGGTCCTGTAATTTCCATAGAGTTAATTCTGATGGGaaattataaaatagaaatctgGTAGATTCACGTTTAAAAAGGAAGAGGCTTGGTGAGGCTGGGCACAATGGGTCACTCCTGTTAGCTCTGTCCATTATGTCTGCTGAAGGCATTTCCTCCAGGTGTCTGGATCTGGATGGTGTCCAGGAGGGGCCTTAAAGCTTGTCCAAAAGGTCTgagaaggcaaagaaataaacatatcAAATATCTTGCTTGAACAATTTTTCCCATTTACTACTGAAATGGGCTTACTTCCTAGACTGGAATCAAATCACCATAAACAGAAGTAAAGTTGATGAACAGACTTTCACTTTTCACTACAAGCAAACTAGATTTAACTTATCATACAGAATTTACTGTTCAATAGCTAAGGATcttaaatctgattttatatataaaggTGATTCCGAGTCCTAACACACCCATGCTGCTAATGTGGTATTAGCGTGTCTGAAACTGGCTTTCAGTAATTCATTCTACTTAAGCATGCGAATGAAATCCCTGTTATGCAACTGCAGTTCTTCATTAAGCACCACATCAGTGTTAAAGACTAGAAGAATAGCCCCTAGTCCCCTTGTAAGACAGTGATTCAACACACAGAGAATAATGTCTGTTGCAATCCTGTAGCACCAAGTTTGTCTTTTGGTGTGACTCACTCTGTTACAGACTGACTGAGAGATCTGAGGAAATAAGAGCCCACAGCAGCAGATGTGTCTCTCAAATGATGTGGTATGCCACTGCCACAAGAAGTAAGACCTAAACAATGGAGTTAAATCACCCTGCTGGGATCCTCAGTAGTTCAGAGTACAACAGAAGAGGTCGAGCTGACCTACCttaatttcctctctttcatattttttccattcagttcTAGCTTTAAAGCTGCACcaataactttaaaattacaTCTCCCTTGCCTCTTCACAAGCAAAACTGACATCTCCACTGGTGCTTAGAGTATTAGACGTGACCTTTGAGATATACTGGTTTCTCaagacaaaaaaagacaaaaccaaaaagctacCAAACAAAATACACACTTGCATCACTTCCAGAAAGTCCCTTTACGTGTCTGGTCACAAAAGAGAGGCCCTCACAAAGTAGCTAACTTAAGATAAAGACAGAAGAACAACTTTCTTTCACACCTTCTCAGTAATGCCAGTGCCAGTTAGCATCTGTCGTACGGTGTTGTAAGCgttaaagaaagcaaacagcatcCTTTCCCTAATCTCATGCTGGTTCTCACAAAGCCAGCAGAAACTGGTACTGCTGCCTCTGTCAGATATTTAAGCGTTAGCATGAAGCAATACGCtacagagagaagcagaatgCATACTCACGTGGCAAGAACTTCAGATGGAAGGTCGGTGATGTAGgaagggatttttcttcctgtcaggAACTGTGCCACTTCATTACTGAAGGTGTTGCAGTTATGTTCAAAGATGTTGTAAGACTCACTTCTGTGCCACAGGAAAGGAATTGAAACACGAAAGGAGAGACTCAGCAATAAATCTAACAAGAAAAACTTAGACCACTAATGAGGAACATCTCCTTACATCAGCACTTTTCTCCCCTTCCAACAAAGGCTGCTAAGTCAAGTACATAAAACACAGACACCAATTCACCTTCAAATTCAATTGAATCAGGGTGGAAAACGACATCTCTCTGCATCACTGACTCTATACAATGTTTTTGAAGGGTAAGTGAGGTCAGGTTTCTTCGAGTAAAACCACAgaaggaataaggaaaaaaaagtcacaggaaTTATTGACATTGAAATGTAGCCAGAACACTAAATGCTACCATTTCCTATCCTCTTGAGAAGCTGACAAGACTCTTTAACAACCAAGACCTTGCTTTTACTTATCTGAAAGTTGGCAGCTTTACTACAACGCTTCACCCATGACTCATGGGGCAAAGCActatttactgaaatatttcatacagTGCCTTCGTTTTCCCTGGTGATcttcttaaaagcattttaggcgttattccattttgaaaacaacaacaaaaaaacacaaaaatacaacaacaaaacaaacgCGAAAGACTTCCTGGTAGAATGTCCTCCCAGCCTAGCTCAGGGCTGGCACACGAGGGGGTTGCCTAGCTGTACGTATCAGTTCCAGTCTCGTGTCTGGAGAGTACTAATACACTAGGCAGACAAAGTGTTGTGAATGGGATGGGTTTCATAAGacctttctccctctttccctaaaagccttttttttttttggcacgCAGATTTTATAGCAAAAGCTCCTACTTACCGGAACATAGATTCCCCCAAAGACGACAGATATTCCAGAAAAATTTCTTCTGTGACTTCAGTGTTCCCCAGGTCAACAACCAAGTCTGGGGGGCCAAGCAGCGTTCCTCCCTGGAACGATTAACACCCAGAAGACAATGTTAAAATTAACAGACTGAATTATCTGTT
This window of the Oxyura jamaicensis isolate SHBP4307 breed ruddy duck chromosome 1 unlocalized genomic scaffold, BPBGC_Ojam_1.0 oxy1_random_OJ106547, whole genome shotgun sequence genome carries:
- the LOC118156904 gene encoding desumoylating isopeptidase 1, with amino-acid sequence MEEPPALHPVQLYVYDLSKGMARRLSPLMLGKQLEGIWHTSIIVHKDEFFFDSGGISSCAPGGTLLGPPDLVVDLGNTEVTEEIFLEYLSSLGESMFRSESYNIFEHNCNTFSNEVAQFLTGRKIPSYITDLPSEVLATPFGQALRPLLDTIQIQTPGGNAFSRHNGQS